A single window of Coffea eugenioides isolate CCC68of chromosome 7, Ceug_1.0, whole genome shotgun sequence DNA harbors:
- the LOC113778586 gene encoding LOB domain-containing protein 41: MRMSCNGCRVLRKGCSENCSIKPCLQWIKSPESQANATVFLAKFYGRAGLMNLINAGPEHLRPAIFRSLLYEACGRIVNPIYGSVGLLWSGNWQLCQNAVEAVLEGAPVSQIESEAAETNNGPPLKACDIRHVNKNEKSEGSGGLHRVRTGCRFKRSAVNKPKVVAKGWVGSGDDESAHEEGNRSTSHESSLSHQSEAARNVEGESQDTESLASEETGEAEAGALERAEPELSSEKDERAGDGEIELELTLGLESTHSRTHGVKAKEVSKRIHEHGAFSVDGVCRMELGLD; encoded by the exons ATGCGGATGAGTTGCAACGGATGCAGAGTCCTCCGGAAAGGCTGCAGCGAGAACTGTAGCATCAAACCATGTCTTCAGTGGATCAAAAGCCCCGAGTCCCAAGCCAATGCCACTGTTTTCCTCGCCAAGTTCTACGGCCGCGCCGGCCTCATGAACCTCATCAACGCCGGCCCTGAACACCTCCGACCTG CGATATTCAGATCATTGTTGTACGAGGCTTGTGGAAGGATCGTGAACCCGATATATGGATCGGTCGGATTGCTGTGGTCAGGAAACTGGCAGCTTTGTCAGAACGCTGTGGAGGCTGTTCTGGAAGGAGCTCCGGTGAGCCAGATTGAATCTGAAGCGGCTGAGACCAACAATGGGCCTCCTTTGAAGGCTTGCGACATTAGGCACGTGAACAAGAATGAAAAATCAGAGGGGTCGGGTGGTCTGCACCGGGTCAGGACCGGGTGCCGGTTCAAGAGGTCCGCGGTCAACAAGCCGAAGGTGGTAGCTAAGGGTTGGGTGGGTTCGGGCGATGATGAATCGGCTCATGAGGAGGGGAACCGGTCCACCAGCCATGAGTCGTCGTTGAGCCACCAGTCTGAGGCTGCAAGGAATGTGGAGGGAGAGAGCCAGGACACAGAGAGCTTGGCTTCCGAGGAGACGGGTGAGGCCGAGGCCGGGGCTTTGGAGAGAGCGGAACCGGAGTTGAGTTCAGAAAAGGACGAGCGAGCCGGGGATGGCGAAATTGAGCTGGAGCTAACTTTAGGATTGGAGTCGACGCATTCAAGAACTCATGGCGTCAAGGCGAAGGAAGTAAGCAAGCGGATTCATGAACACGGTGCTTTTTCGGTCGACGGAGTTTGCAGGATGGAGCTGGGGTTGGACTGA